Within the Hevea brasiliensis isolate MT/VB/25A 57/8 chromosome 2, ASM3005281v1, whole genome shotgun sequence genome, the region GACTTCATGTTGTCAATTTACCATAATTTATATTATGAATTATGACTGGAAAGAGTTGGATCTTACGACACGATTTTCAATCATGCATACAGTTTACTAGACTGTACACATTTACtaataatttcaaaatcatacaattaaatcagGCAAGAATTACTCATTTTTACACTGTCATATAAGCAATAAAATATTGAACAAAAGAAATTTTCGATAAAAGTTTTGAATTCCTGATGAAGTGATTTTGCATTTAGTTTCTGAAAGTAATTCCAAACAAAATGTTGAGTTCCAACAATCAAAAAATACTCCCTTTGAATTGAGCTTTCAGTATGTAATTGTTGTCTATATCTACTCAAGCCAAAAGTTTGCCTCAAATTATATTCCAAATCAGTTAGTTTaaattttaatcttaatttttgAGCACCACAGAACTTGTGTATGTAGAAAATCAAAATGCAAGATTCATTGTTATGCATCGATTCATCACATTTCTTTTACATAAATATACAGTAAATGAATTCTAAGTCTTTAGTTTTATTTGATGCAGGTGAAAAAGGCTTGCAGGGAAGCATCTGAAGCAGAAGAACTAGCAAAAAGCCGGCTTAGCCAAATGAATTATGATGTCAATGTTCACAGCAGAATAACAGTATGTCTCAGATATCATTTCAAGCATTTAAAGCACTTTCGTCCTCTAATATTAACCCTTTTAAGAATTTACGCATTCTGTCTTTTTAAACATTCACCAAGTCTGATTCATATTATTTTCATGCAGTGTGAGCAGAGACCGAGGGTGAGGTTTTCGAATAATGTTGAAGAAAGAATAATTTCACAGGTGAATTCAGACAGAGTTAAAAATTATGAGAGCACAGCAGCGGATGAAGTTGTATGAATATTTGGCCTTGAAGACTCATCAGGATAAAACCAGCATACACAAGTCATGAATGTttgtgggttttttttttttttttttcaatgtaaATGCACATAGCTCAAATATTACTGATGCTGCATGCGGCTTAAGTTGGTACTCCTGTTTTATCCACTGAAACAAAAGCAAGCAGTTTGTTTGCGTAACAGATCTATCTTTCTGGGGAAAGAAATATTTTTGATGATCCATTGCAGCTGCAATCTTTTCTTTTGAGCAGAATCCAATTTCAATATTAGATCCAACTTGAAACTTTAATGTTCAAATTAGTGGGCATTCGTTCGAGACTATTGATTCCTGCGACAGAGGGATGTATTGATATCACGTGTGAAGCGTGTGACATGTCTACATTATAGTGGGAAATGTAAAGTGGATGGTTGGACTTTCTAAGAGTTGGCTGCTGTGATAATCTTATTTTCATTTTGAGAGCAACTGTGATAACTTGCCCTCTTCAATCAGCCCTAAAAGAAGGGCTCAAGGTAATTGGTGTCAGATGACTTAACATTACTAATCAATATAGCAGGTTGCTTCAGCCACAGGACAAGGATCTGTTCGCTGCTTTCCCCTTGTTTTTGCTATTGGTAAGTCTTATGCTTCCTTCAACCTAATGTTGAGTAATCGTGTTTATACTCTTGTGTAGGATATAGCCCAACAGGCTGTATCTTGTAAGGAGTATGATTTCATTGGAGTCTACTAGGAACGTGCACAAGGCTTTTTGAAACTCTTACAGCTATGATATTTTGTTTGATATTGGTTGAATATGTAGTTCATTTATGGGGTTAAAATACCCGTTGAAAtccaataaagaaaaaataagtcATAAAAAAATTTACTTCAGTTTTTACTAGattagaaaattaaagaaataaaagtaGTATGAGAAAATTTGTAGAAAAATGTCAGTTTGGCCATTCCTATTAAGTGCTCTACATGACAAAAATGAGACCTTATTAAGTGTCGCAGAAGTGTAGTGCTGGTGGATTCTGAATTGAATTATTGCAGAGGGGGTGCGATCATCTAACAGACAAGATGATGCTATAGAAATGCACATCTGACAGATGTTTTGCCTGGCACAAGCATTTCTTTTTTCTTGGTACAATTGGCTCTTCAGTCTTGCCTCACAGCGTAGAGATGACAAGCATATCTTTAGTGACTTTGTCAAATGAACTTAGCTAGATCCTTCCTTTgcccagtttttttttttttttccctgaaAAAAAAATTCTCCAAGCACCTTTGaaacatatattaaaaaaaaaaaagattttgaatGAACaagcaatttatttatttatttttaatatatagcaATTTAAATTAAGGCAGAACACaaacaataaaatttattatataaaacagAATTTACAGCCATAAACAACCTCACAAGATGAGTACTAAAGAACAAGAAACTaagaatttcatttattttttatccCCTCAAGTACCAAGTTATATAAACCTGGATAAGGGGAGGAAATTAACTAAAGAATCTGAAACCGTTGGACCATATCACAAACTTGAGCAGGAAGGCTGCAGCCAAGCCATCTTTCAGAATCTGGAGCGTCTGCACTCGTTAGGAGGGCCCTGAGGGAAGCGTTTCAGGTCAGTGCAGTAGTTGTAAATCATGAAATATTTTTGAACCCATCTGAGTCTTCGTCTACCAGGGGCATCAAGCTCATTGGTTTGGAATTCACTATCAGAAAATGAAGTGGCTGCAGACTTTGAGTTGCAAGATGAAGTGCCAGAAGACCAAGTACAGGCAGAGGCATTGAAGTTTCTGTAGTATGCTGTAAAGGGTGCCTTTGTCCAGTCAGTTTTCACCAATCCACCTCTTGTAGCCCAGTCATCAGCATTCCAGAGGCTAGAGTAAATCCTCATTGGTTGGCTCTTAGGGAAAGGAACACCAATTGATTCTGCATTTTTGAACACCCTTATGGGAACGTTGTCCACCAAGAATCTGAAAATAAGAGCAACAATTGTTGTCTGAGTAAGATTCCTAGCAAATAATTATAGTGAAatcatcttcaaaattatgagatTATAAAAGAAGAGTTAAGACTTACATAATATGTTGGGGTTTCCAGATGATGGAGTAAGTGTGGAAGTTTCTTGTGGGATCAAACCAGAGATAGAATTGCTGTTCTCTGTTGCCCTGGCCTTGGGTAAAGACGTTGGTGTGCAAAATGTAAGGGTCGCCGCTAAGGTTTCCCAAGAACTCAAAGTCAATCTCATCATGTGTTGGCCCTTGAGAAGACAACTGCCAAACAAATAATATAACTAAGACCACCTTTGTTATACACTAGTCAAATTTATAACCACAATACCTATTTAATATGacgaattaataaaaaattagcaAGTAAATAAAAATAGATCCTATAAAATTAAAAGTATTTACTCTAAATTCTTTATTTTAAGAACATTTAGAAAAAAGTTGATAACTGCATTTACATGGCATTTTTTATTGGCcatctaattattttttattaattagattttcattaaaattaaattaaaattttcaaaattttacagATGATTTGATGTTGATAAATTaactattattaatattaattctgaaagaagtaaaaaaaattgTCTTTTTTTCAAAGAGGGAATGAGATCAATAAAAAGTAATTATTACTtttacataatttttaattttttattaatattatttaaatatttaaaaattttaattattttttattttattaatatttatatgagattaaatattaatattaaagatttataaagataataattaatatttaatttatatttatccaATATATTAATGGACTGACCAGTTAAAACAGCGCTGAAAATGTTAAACGTGTGAAATATGGACAGAAATTATATGAACTGGTAAACTTGTAAAacaattttaaaatcaaaattaaataatgaaggaaaaaaaaaaagtttccctTTGCTATCACATCATGACATGATGTCTCAAAGTAGCTcacaattgaaaaataaataaacaaataaataaataaaagaaaaagaaaaaagcagGCCGCACTAATAATTATTCTCGTGACCCAACAGAATAAAGAAAATTCACCCGTTAAAGTTGCTTTCTAAAAAATTCATTCAAagtagggaaaaaaaaaaagaagaaataaattaaattaattttaatgagtattaattaattaattaattaattaatgcagATAGAAGGGTGTCTTCTGATACGTACATAGTAGGCAGTGACAGTGCCAGCAGAATTTCCAGCAACAAGCTTGAGCTGCATATCAATTCTACCAAACAAATACTCATTCCTGGATTGAAACCCAGACCCTGAAACCCTATCTAGCGACAGAGAAAGAAGCTTCCCTCCACTAAAGATCTTTGCACGCTCACCACCCCATGTTAACTCAAAATCTTCAAAGAAGTTTCCAGCTGAGGCACCCATTACCATGCAACTCAGCACCACAGCCACCCCAGCCACAAATAAGCAATTACAACAAAcacccattttttttttctttcttcttcttttcttaaagatttttagagagagagagagagagagagagagagatggattTGAATTTGTGAGCGATGGTAGGGCTTAGAAGCAGAGGTATATATATAGGTGTTCTAGATACAGAGGAAAGACAGAGAATGGTAGGAGGTGGACGCCGCGTGAGCAATAACTGGAGGAGCTAAGAGCTAAAGCTGGTGCCAGCTTTGCACACAATCAAAGCTGGAACCTTTTGTTTGAGCATTGGAtgattctttctttttctttttttatccttttttttataattattttgtttaattgGGTTTTAGATTATGATTTCATATGACAATCAGTTCGATATATATTAcattaaatatttacatttatactcattatatacactttaattaatgttatataaattttaatataaatatttaatttaataattataaaatttattttcatatcaAATTAAGTTTATATATcagatatatttaatataaatttaatattatctgagaataaacttaataatatttaaattaaatatttatattaaaatatatataattagcaTGCGAACGTAAATATTTAATATGTATTTAATATAAGCTTAACTTTATAGGAAAACAAGCTTAATAACTATTAGatcaaatatttatattgaaatttatacaaaattaattaaaatgtatataataaatgtataaatttaaatataaatatttaattaaataattatttaatttattctcATATGAATTTGAGCTTCTAAATATTTAATCTATCAATTATTAAGCTAATTCTTAGTTATAACAATGGTTGAAGTTGGTGGAATATTATGGTTGAAGTTGGTTGGAATATTAAACTTGGCTTCTTTAATTGAAATGGATAAGATATTGAACACATTAATTAGTGAAACTTTTCATTGAATTGAATGGAACTTACATTAAGATTAAAATTTAGGTCACATTAATTTATAAGTGCATCTTCAACCTTAATATGataggtttttttttattttatcttattttaactaaaaatttaaattaaaaaaaattatatattataaaggCACTACAAATCTACTAAATTAAATTGGTTATGGTATATGTATCTCTCGAtatggagaaaagaaaaatgtcatGCACCACTCACTCTTTATTTTGACCtattgtaattttattattattttttatttttaactttgattaatttttgtaatttataaaattataaattaatatttggttaaataattttttttgatcCATacgtatattaatataataaaaatattaatatcacTTTATTTTCTCTAACTTTTTAACTAATTTTTCATCATATGTCACATATTTCTCGCTCTCATAATTAGTATTGTcaaaagactttttttttttttttaacttttcttgACGTGTGTATCATTGTAatctattaaataaattaatttactagaaaaatgtaattaatataaataaaataataaatttttatttaatctttttctAAAATATCTTGCACTCACATTgttctattaaaaattaaattattcatgTTATTaaattatcattgaaattaataaattttatttttttaatgtatatTAAATAGAGACATATTAGTAagttaatatataaattactattttaaAAAGAAAGGGAATTATAATTTAGaacaaataaaaaagaaagtAAGATGATATTTATGGACAAAAAGAGTAATAAAAATTAAGATGACTAATAactgaaaataaaagtttaaatacTGTCAAATTTTTCATGTGTATCTAATATAAACTCAAACTCATATGAGTTTTaacttaataattattaaatgaaatatttatgttaaaatatgtataaaattaattaaaatatatatataaaatatataaatttatatacattcaaaaatttaatttaacaattGATAAGTTCATTCTCATTCATCTTCATTTAAGCTCGAACTGGTGGCACCCAATTTTTCAATGAAAGTATTAAAAAAGCAATTAATGTATTTgacattttatataaatattgtatAAAAACTGCATGCatgaacatattaatatttatcttttttttatttaattcttaaatttatataaatttttatttcagattttttatcttactttttttaataaacctttattttcaaactatttataaaaaaaattagatatttaatttataaaaatgtaaaaaaaaatatttataatgtcTTTTTTAGTTTTCTCacttaaagaaaaaaattagaaTTGACTTGAGTTGAAATAAGTAAAGCCAATGGTAAACAACAGGGATACAATGATGGTGTCCCCATGGTAAAAGTGGTAGGGTAGCGTCGTTTTGATTGAGACAAGTTGGTGGTGGATGACAACGGGATATGGTATGGGAAAATAAAGGGCCAATTCTTCGTAACTGGGACCACTTTTTCTTTCACCCATTTGAGCTTTGCCATCAATCATTATTATGCTTTGCGTGTCATTATTCACAACCCATttggaaattttcttttatttttaattaaatttaaaattgagagtaaaattttaattttttttgtcattaGGCTTAATAATAAAAGAGACATCCAAATTAAATTTATACTCTCTTTTGTGCTAAAAGTttgacttatttttatttttatataatttaaaagttataattaaaataatttaagtattaaattttatttaatatttttttaatatatcctttaattatattaatttattaaaaattaaataacttaagttactaaattatttttaaactgATTCATTGTTGATTGAAGATATAGAAGCATATTTAAAATAAGTTAGACAATGCATTTATGTCTTGAGTTATGACAATGTTTAGATAAGTTTTTTTCTTCAAATCAATGAATTTTATTTGTCAATATATATTAAATTGgacatattattaaaataataaataaataattattttaaaaagtaaCTTATAATTTAAGATATGAAAAGgaaaagtattttttttattggactaataattttttttaaataattatatcaaaaatttagACTCAAAATCACataaaaatgattttaatattattgaattaaaattgattaataatttaaatatatttaaattttatgtaatattttaaaatatatatataattaaaaaactaTTGATGCAGAGAAGGATTCatgaacaaaaatgttgaatctTCGATTCCATACAATTCTgagtttttttttctattattaaaaaaaaaaaagcaattctGAGTTTTATTACTCCATTTCAAATTGATGTTGACCTCTTTTGGTTTTTGCTTTCTAAACAGTAATGAGAATCACGAGACCGCCAACTCTAAGGATTTCTAGCGGCGCCGTTGGCTTTTGACCGTTACTCCTAATATttagttttaaattaaatattaatatttgaattaaaaaaaaaaagaaaactatatgaatttaaattttaaattttcaaattccaatttttcaacttttatattttatcaataaACTATTATATGAATGCTTGGactcaaaatatataaataaataaattattaaaataattatgttattattatgtaaaattcatattcattttttttaaaataaattaaccagttattaattataaatctaattattttattatattttattctattaaattacttttctaaaaataaaaaatatatttaaaaacttaagaagtaaattattattttaagtaaATTTCAAAACAAAAATATATGATGTTCAAGCAATATcataaaattgttaaaaaaaataaaatggtgcaatattttaagaaaagaaaacacatatttaaattttattaaatatccaCAAGATTtttgtaatattgatatttttatatAAGTTTTCTTTCTCGTACATAATAATATGTGTTGAATCAATAGTTTATAATCTAAAAATCTTGATGATGAATAAAGGATTGATTTTACTATTAATGATATTTCAAGTGTTTGCATGAAGATATTGGAAAACTCAAAAATTGCAATCTAGTGTAAGTATAGTCtattatgatatatatataacattgatgcattaaaatagaaaaatagtaagtataattaactattttttaaattaattttatacataACATTAACCCTAAAAAAATTTTCCGACTCTTGATATTTTCAAACATTAAGATATTCAAGTGTCTTGCCAAATGCCAATGGAGTCACAGGGCTTGagtacataaatttttgaaaGTGAAACCACTACAAGTTACATTATATGTGAATTTATTCATTTCAGTTTTATGTTTAATTAGAAAATGAATTtgcttgaaaattttagttatgcactctaaaaattatatttcggattaattattaaaaaaatgtaaaaaaaaaactatttataattttagtaTGAATTTGAAACTATTTACAAAAATAGTATTTGCTTAAAAAAATGCTATTAGAAAGAAAGATTTCATAGAAAGGTTTATAATAAAGCATGCATTCTCAATAGAATTTTCAAGTGCATCAAAGCTTGTGTTAGAGGCTTTACAGAGTATATTTCTTTGCTCTTAAAAAAGCCATTAGGAATAGAGTTTTCTTTGACAAATCAAATCACTAGCTTTTTGCTAACTGTGAGGTTAATGCTCTTGAAAATACCACTGGGAGTAGCATTTTCACAGTCACATTAAATCACTCCCTACAACTTTTGCATACCTAGTACCACAAAATCATTAATCATTGAAGAGTGATTGGAAAGAGAATGGCTTATGAAATCGCCATTGGGAGTGTGAGTGGCATTTTCATAAGGTGAAAATACCGATGAAAATGCCACTCCCAATGGCGTTTTCAATGGCTCTTTCCACTCCATAAAAGACTAGccaagttttaatatttttttttactacattaattatttctttagttagttctcttctcatttttccccTAATATTATGTAGTAGTGctcttaataattttattatttttaggtcatttagctCTCCACGATTGAAGAACATTGATATTTAGGTTCatattttaatactttttcttaatAAATTTCAATGTAATTGTGAGATATttataagtttgtattttttttgtTACAAGGAGACCTCTTGTatttactaaaattaaaattataaatatttcgtaATGGCATTAAAATCTATTAAGAAAATGTATTAAAATATAGACCTAGATATTAGTATCTTATATCAATGGAGAGCCAAATGACCTAaagataataaaatttttaaaagcaCTACTACATAATATTAgaggaaaaaaaaagaggagaagaGAACTAACCTAAGAAATGAATGAATATTGTCAAAGAAAATAATAAAGTTTGGCCGGTCTTTAATAGATGGAAAGAGCTACTAAAAATGCCATTGGAAGTGGCATTTTCATAAGCCATTATTGTGTCATATTAGGCATGTAAAAGTTGCAGGGAGTGATGTGACATGACTCTGAAAGCACTACTCCCAATGGCGTTTTGAAGAGCATTAACCTCGCATTCTGCCAAAAAGTTGGTGATTTGACTTGTCAAAGAAAACTCTATTTGTAGTGGCATTTTtaggagcaaaaaaaaaaaaaaattctctataAAGCCTCTGACACAAGCTTTGATGTGCTTAAAAATTCTATTGGGAGTATCATTTTCTTTGTTATAAACCTTTCTTTGAAACCTCTCTTCTCagtggcctttttttttttttttaagcaaatactatttttataaatagtttcaaatttacactgcAATTATCAAAAATACATATTTTATCAGCACTTACCTCTATATTATCAAAGGGAAAGGaatgttaaaaaatttaaaatgtaaaataacTTTTACCAacaaaaatatcaataaattatcaATGGAATTTTTATCGACGCTATGAAGTCTTAGCTAAAATTAGCATTAAAGAAGGATAGCAAAGATAGAGATGGAAGAGTAATATTTCTTATTATATGATATcatgaattaattataattactttaCATTTTTTTGCATCCAGAACACTATCGTGGCTAGGAGAGAGGAGCTCTCACAAATCATGCCCAACAACATCGATGAGAATCAACTTTAATTGGATGTTATCAAAGGCAAGAAGTGATGGAAGGTGTATGGTCTTGGATATGAAGTATCTTCCTTTTACCCTCATGTTGGTTTACCTTCTAGTAGGTTGTCTTCATCATCCAATCCACAAAATGCTACTTTAC harbors:
- the LOC131173422 gene encoding uncharacterized protein LOC131173422, which gives rise to MQDAEEVVLDLIKELSHLRNMLEKAAFGFNDNHFICINQVKKACREASEAEELAKSRLSQMNYDVNVHSRITCEQRPRVRFSNNVEERIISQVNSDRVKNYESTAADEVV
- the LOC110664285 gene encoding xyloglucan endotransglucosylase/hydrolase 2, with amino-acid sequence MGVCCNCLFVAGVAVVLSCMVMGASAGNFFEDFELTWGGERAKIFSGGKLLSLSLDRVSGSGFQSRNEYLFGRIDMQLKLVAGNSAGTVTAYYLSSQGPTHDEIDFEFLGNLSGDPYILHTNVFTQGQGNREQQFYLWFDPTRNFHTYSIIWKPQHIIFLVDNVPIRVFKNAESIGVPFPKSQPMRIYSSLWNADDWATRGGLVKTDWTKAPFTAYYRNFNASACTWSSGTSSCNSKSAATSFSDSEFQTNELDAPGRRRLRWVQKYFMIYNYCTDLKRFPQGPPNECRRSRF